A region from the Ictalurus punctatus breed USDA103 chromosome 25, Coco_2.0, whole genome shotgun sequence genome encodes:
- the glrx5 gene encoding glutaredoxin-related protein 5, mitochondrial, giving the protein MNNMLNSVLRQTARSVRGISLTQRHSGRLGAAGARWMCSSSSEVLKNVEQIVKKDKVVVFMKGTPAQPMCGFSNAVVQILRMHGVEKYTAYNVLENQELRQGVKTFSNWPTIPQVFFNGEFVGGCDILLQMHQSGDLVEELDKLGIRSALLDTQTPSK; this is encoded by the exons ATGAATAATATGTTAAACAGCGTGTTGAGACAGACCGCGCGATCAGTGCGGGGTATTTCCCTGACACAGAGGCACAGCGGGCGGCTCGGGGCCGCAGGCGCGCGCTGGATGTGCTCCTCATCCTCAGAAGTGTTGAAGAACGTGGAGCAGATTGTGAAGAAGGACAAAGTGGTGGTGTTCATGAAGGGAACTCCAGCGCAGCCCATGTGCGGCTTTAGCAACGCTGTGGTGCAGATCCTCAGGATGCACGGGGTGGAGAAGTACACCGCTTACAACGTGCTGGAGAACCAGGAGCTCAGACAag GTGTGAAGACGTTCTCCAACTGGCCCACGATTCCTCAGGTGTTCTTTAACGGAGAGTTCGTGGGTGGATGTGACATCTTACTGCAGATGCATCAGAGCGGAGACCTGGTGGAGGAACTGGACAAACTGGGCATCAGATCAGCGCTGCTCGACACACAAACACCCTCCaaatag